In Amycolatopsis coloradensis, one genomic interval encodes:
- a CDS encoding ATP-grasp domain-containing protein, whose amino-acid sequence MSTAVLVREARGHWVGEVAPSMRAAGHRVVLLAPPMDAAERAALTGVVDDVVALDDVHDPEAVAAKVREIDGGALAGIFTGSDGAIASTARAAELLGVARCPASVFALCANKFAVREALAAAGLPGPAHALISSAAEAASVASAVGLPAIVKPVNGAGSNLIRTVSTVDELAAAYELLAARLPESADPRYHRPLGTLDPSATFLVEGLLSGPEYAVDVLVRDGVAEPVEILDKPLIDERKFELALSCPPAGLTADRAELVTTAAVTAVRALGLDNTCAHVELIDDADRGPTIVEVNAGRPAGSIMPLLAKLRTGIDVFAELAALAVGAPPPVREPAKLPIPLGMLILYAAGSGRLTGIGGLDEIAELPEVIDVVTTVSPGEVLTDEQETYAVNLVVAGFADHEDLADLHAEASKLVRLELEEV is encoded by the coding sequence ATGAGTACGGCAGTGCTGGTCAGGGAGGCCCGCGGACACTGGGTCGGCGAGGTCGCGCCGTCGATGCGGGCGGCCGGGCACCGCGTGGTACTGCTCGCCCCGCCGATGGACGCGGCCGAGCGGGCCGCGTTGACCGGCGTGGTGGACGACGTCGTCGCGCTCGACGACGTCCACGATCCGGAAGCCGTCGCGGCGAAGGTCCGGGAGATCGACGGCGGCGCGTTGGCCGGTATCTTCACCGGCTCGGACGGCGCCATCGCGAGCACCGCCCGCGCCGCGGAGCTGCTCGGGGTGGCGCGCTGCCCGGCGTCGGTGTTCGCCTTGTGCGCGAACAAGTTCGCGGTCCGGGAGGCGCTCGCCGCGGCCGGGCTGCCCGGGCCCGCGCACGCCCTGATCTCGTCGGCCGCCGAGGCGGCATCGGTCGCTTCCGCGGTCGGGCTCCCGGCGATCGTCAAACCGGTCAACGGGGCGGGCAGCAATCTGATCCGCACGGTGTCCACTGTGGACGAACTGGCGGCCGCGTACGAGCTGCTGGCCGCGCGCCTGCCCGAGTCCGCGGATCCGCGCTACCACCGTCCATTGGGGACACTGGACCCTTCGGCGACGTTCCTCGTCGAAGGATTGCTGTCCGGCCCGGAGTACGCGGTGGACGTGCTGGTCCGTGACGGGGTAGCCGAGCCGGTCGAGATCCTCGACAAGCCGCTGATCGACGAGCGGAAGTTCGAGCTGGCGCTGTCGTGCCCGCCCGCCGGGCTCACCGCCGACCGGGCCGAGCTGGTGACCACCGCGGCGGTCACCGCCGTCCGCGCGCTGGGGCTCGACAACACCTGTGCCCACGTCGAGCTGATCGACGACGCTGACCGCGGACCGACGATCGTCGAGGTCAACGCGGGCAGGCCCGCCGGCTCGATCATGCCGCTGCTGGCGAAGCTGCGCACCGGCATCGACGTGTTCGCCGAGCTGGCGGCGCTCGCGGTGGGCGCTCCGCCGCCGGTGCGGGAACCCGCGAAACTGCCCATCCCGCTGGGCATGCTGATCCTCTACGCGGCCGGTTCTGGCCGGTTGACCGGCATCGGCGGTCTCGACGAGATCGCCGAGCTGCCCGAGGTGATCGACGTCGTCACCACCGTCTCGCCGGGGGAGGTGCTCACCGACGAACAGGAGACCTACGCGGTCAACCTCGTCGTGGCCGGGTTCGCCGATCACGAGGACCTCGCCGACCTGCACGCGGAGGCGAGCAAGCTCGTCCGGCTCGAACTGGAGGAAGTGTGA
- a CDS encoding ATP-grasp domain-containing protein, with the protein MNTAFVVGETTGQWIADFVAAVHATGLRAELVTQPLEPAERAQVAELVDGVVVVDDVRDAEAVAEAIRVRTASPAGVVTAAEGIIASVARAAELLGVARCPASVFTVTHNKFAVRQALAAAGLPGPRCALISSAAEAASVAAAVGLPAIIKPVNGAASNLVRTVSTVDELAVAYRLLAERLPLSEDARYHRLVVGGPSPIDPVKVFLVEGLLRGPEYAVDVLVRDGVAEPVAVVEKPLIDERKFELGMVCPPLELSEEDTGRLFAAATAAALALGLDNTCAHLELIDDAELGPTIVEVNAGRPAGGAQPVLLKLATGIDVIAEAVSLALGTPPPARGVGLPVPVGYLIFYAEGTGRLIRVEGTDEVAELPEVLEVVTIVRPGQLLTDDQEIYAVNVLAAGFADTEDLAALHAEAAKLIRFELEES; encoded by the coding sequence GTGAACACCGCGTTCGTGGTCGGGGAGACCACTGGGCAGTGGATCGCCGACTTCGTGGCCGCTGTGCACGCGACCGGCCTGCGGGCCGAGCTGGTCACCCAGCCCCTGGAACCGGCCGAGCGTGCACAGGTGGCGGAACTGGTGGACGGCGTGGTCGTCGTCGACGACGTCCGTGACGCCGAAGCCGTCGCCGAGGCGATCCGGGTGCGGACCGCCAGTCCGGCCGGGGTGGTGACCGCCGCCGAGGGGATCATCGCGAGCGTCGCCCGTGCGGCCGAGCTGCTCGGGGTGGCGCGCTGCCCGGCGTCGGTGTTCACCGTGACGCACAACAAGTTCGCGGTCCGGCAGGCGCTGGCCGCGGCCGGATTGCCGGGACCGCGCTGCGCGCTGATCTCGTCGGCCGCCGAGGCGGCGTCGGTGGCCGCGGCGGTCGGGCTCCCGGCGATCATCAAGCCGGTGAACGGCGCCGCGAGCAATCTCGTCCGCACAGTGTCCACTGTGGACGAACTGGCGGTGGCGTACCGGCTGCTGGCCGAGCGGTTGCCACTGTCGGAGGACGCCCGGTACCACCGGCTCGTCGTGGGTGGACCGTCGCCGATCGATCCGGTGAAGGTGTTCCTCGTGGAAGGCCTGCTGCGTGGTCCGGAGTACGCGGTCGACGTCCTGGTGCGCGACGGCGTCGCGGAACCGGTTGCCGTGGTGGAGAAGCCGCTGATCGACGAGCGCAAGTTCGAGCTGGGCATGGTCTGCCCGCCGCTCGAACTGTCCGAAGAGGACACCGGACGGCTGTTCGCGGCTGCTACGGCCGCCGCGCTCGCGCTGGGCCTGGACAACACCTGCGCTCATCTGGAGCTGATCGACGACGCCGAGCTGGGCCCGACGATCGTCGAGGTGAACGCGGGCCGCCCGGCAGGCGGCGCCCAGCCGGTGCTGCTGAAGCTCGCGACCGGTATCGATGTCATCGCCGAAGCCGTGTCGCTGGCATTGGGCACGCCACCGCCCGCACGGGGTGTGGGATTGCCGGTGCCGGTGGGCTACCTGATCTTCTACGCCGAGGGCACCGGGCGGCTGATCCGCGTCGAGGGCACCGACGAGGTCGCCGAGCTGCCCGAGGTCCTGGAGGTCGTCACGATCGTGCGCCCCGGCCAGCTGCTCACCGACGACCAGGAGATCTACGCGGTGAACGTACTCGCCGCGGGGTTCGCCGACACCGAAGACCTCGCCGCGCTGCACGCCGAGGCCGCCAAGCTGATCCGATTCGAACTGGAGGAGTCATGA
- a CDS encoding TauD/TfdA family dioxygenase, which yields MTAELAANLGHIEGNEHTKITVYAATGLDWVRAHRETLQDRLREHGAILLRGMPADLAVFNQVTEEVGGSLLTYTERSTPRSAVSGNIYTSTEYPPAESIPMHNENSYSAHWPARLFFLCDTAAETGGATPIADSRAMYRLLPEDLRERFAGGVTYTRAFREGLGLTWQEAFQTDDRQAVADYCTGNGQTYEWTDEGLRTRHVRPSFVTEPHTGATVWFNQANLFHVSSLGEEVSEALLELYPEEDLPRNAFFADGSPIPQADLATIKATYDEVSYAFPWQPGDIMVINNMLMAHGREPFTGKRRTLVAMT from the coding sequence ATGACCGCCGAACTCGCGGCGAACCTCGGTCACATCGAGGGCAACGAACACACGAAGATCACCGTGTACGCGGCCACGGGACTGGACTGGGTGCGCGCGCACCGCGAAACGCTGCAGGACCGGCTGCGCGAGCACGGCGCGATCCTGCTGCGCGGGATGCCTGCCGACCTGGCGGTGTTCAACCAGGTCACGGAGGAGGTCGGCGGCTCGCTGCTGACGTACACGGAACGGTCGACGCCGCGGTCGGCGGTCTCGGGCAACATCTACACCTCGACGGAGTACCCGCCCGCCGAGTCGATCCCGATGCACAACGAGAACTCGTACTCGGCGCACTGGCCCGCCCGCCTGTTCTTCCTGTGCGACACCGCGGCCGAAACCGGCGGCGCGACGCCGATCGCCGACAGCCGCGCGATGTACCGCCTGCTGCCGGAGGACCTGCGGGAGCGCTTCGCGGGCGGCGTCACCTACACCCGGGCGTTCCGTGAAGGCCTCGGGCTGACCTGGCAGGAGGCGTTCCAGACCGACGACCGCCAGGCGGTGGCGGACTACTGCACCGGCAACGGGCAGACGTACGAGTGGACCGACGAGGGCCTGCGCACCCGGCACGTGCGCCCGTCGTTCGTCACGGAACCGCACACCGGCGCGACGGTGTGGTTCAACCAGGCCAACCTGTTCCATGTCTCGAGCCTGGGGGAGGAGGTCAGCGAGGCGCTGCTGGAGCTGTACCCCGAGGAAGACCTGCCCCGCAACGCCTTCTTCGCCGACGGCTCGCCGATCCCGCAGGCGGACCTGGCCACGATCAAGGCGACGTACGACGAGGTCAGCTACGCGTTCCCGTGGCAGCCGGGCGACATCATGGTGATCAACAACATGCTGATGGCGCACGGACGCGAGCCGTTCACGGGCAAGCGGCGGACCCTGGTCGCCATGACCTGA
- a CDS encoding MFS transporter, producing the protein MSTYHGRGFERAEWWSVSLFGHRDYRHLFGAQLVALFGTGLTTVALGLLAYDLAGASAGAVLGTALAIKMITYVTVAPLAGAYADRVPRRLLLVCLDAVRALVVLALPFVDQVWQIYVLIVVLQSASASFTPTFQAVLPDILPHERDYTKALSLSQLASTMESLLSPLLAAAVLSLVSFHWLFTGTSIGFVASAGLVLSTRIPDATRSNRGGIWDRTLAGIKIFTATPRLRGALGLDLVVAAAGSIVMVNTVNYVQDTLGRSQADVALLLAGNGIGTILVALLLPRALERIPERTVMLSGGGTLLTGTTGAIALSTADSGSWRWGAALTVWAIIGLGTGLVLTPVGRVLRRSSHLSDRPAIFAAQFSLSHACWLLAYPIAGWLATTAGFTTTWLVLGALALLGFAVTIRSWPRRDPLLLEHTHHGPIDPAHLADAVQAGDGTWRHSHEFVIDQDHRRWPAAS; encoded by the coding sequence ATGAGCACCTATCATGGAAGGGGCTTCGAGCGAGCGGAGTGGTGGAGCGTGTCGTTGTTCGGCCATCGGGACTACCGGCATCTGTTCGGGGCACAGCTGGTCGCGCTGTTCGGCACTGGATTGACGACCGTAGCGCTCGGCCTGCTGGCCTACGACTTGGCGGGGGCCAGTGCCGGCGCGGTGCTGGGAACAGCGCTGGCGATCAAGATGATCACCTATGTCACGGTCGCGCCGCTCGCCGGGGCCTACGCCGACCGGGTGCCACGCCGCCTGCTCCTCGTTTGCCTGGACGCTGTCCGCGCGCTCGTCGTCCTCGCGCTGCCCTTCGTCGACCAGGTCTGGCAGATCTACGTCCTGATCGTGGTCCTGCAATCCGCGTCGGCGTCGTTCACCCCGACCTTCCAGGCCGTCCTCCCGGACATCCTGCCCCACGAACGCGACTACACGAAGGCGCTCTCGCTGTCGCAGCTGGCCTCGACGATGGAGAGCCTGCTCAGTCCCCTGCTCGCCGCCGCCGTGCTCAGCCTCGTGTCCTTCCACTGGTTGTTCACCGGCACCTCGATCGGGTTCGTCGCCTCCGCCGGGCTCGTGCTGAGCACCCGCATCCCCGACGCGACCCGCAGTAACCGCGGCGGAATCTGGGACCGCACCCTCGCCGGGATCAAGATCTTCACCGCGACCCCGCGCCTGCGTGGAGCACTCGGTCTCGACCTGGTGGTCGCCGCGGCCGGCTCGATCGTCATGGTCAACACGGTCAACTACGTCCAGGACACCCTCGGCCGCTCCCAAGCCGACGTCGCGCTTCTCCTGGCAGGCAACGGCATCGGCACCATCCTGGTCGCACTCCTGCTCCCCCGCGCCCTCGAGCGGATCCCCGAACGCACCGTCATGCTTTCCGGCGGCGGAACCCTCCTCACCGGAACGACCGGCGCCATCGCACTGTCCACCGCGGACTCCGGAAGCTGGCGCTGGGGAGCCGCGCTCACTGTCTGGGCGATCATCGGCCTCGGCACCGGACTGGTGCTCACTCCTGTCGGCCGGGTCCTGCGCAGGTCCAGCCACCTCAGCGACCGGCCCGCGATCTTCGCCGCCCAGTTCTCGCTGTCGCACGCCTGCTGGCTGCTCGCCTACCCCATCGCCGGCTGGCTCGCCACCACCGCCGGATTCACCACCACCTGGCTCGTCCTCGGCGCACTCGCACTACTCGGGTTCGCCGTCACGATCCGCTCGTGGCCACGCCGCGACCCCCTGCTTCTCGAACACACCCACCACGGGCCCATCGACCCCGCTCACCTCGCCGACGCCGTCCAGGCCGGCGACGGCACGTGGCGGCACAGCCACGAGTTCGTCATCGACCAGGACCACCGCCGCTGGCCGGCGGCCTCGTGA
- a CDS encoding metalloregulator ArsR/SmtB family transcription factor — protein MYAHDESGDQWTRLPPDDQVEAASTSLRMLADPTRMRMLWLLSGEEYDVASLSAAVAIARPAVSQHLAKLKLAGLVTRRRDGRRILYRARGGHVRRLLAEVMNAADHHLHGIPDHD, from the coding sequence ATGTACGCACATGACGAATCAGGCGACCAGTGGACCCGGCTGCCGCCAGATGACCAGGTCGAGGCCGCGTCCACGTCGTTGCGGATGCTGGCCGATCCGACCCGGATGCGGATGCTGTGGCTGCTCAGTGGGGAGGAGTACGACGTCGCGTCGTTGTCGGCCGCGGTCGCCATCGCGCGTCCGGCGGTGTCCCAGCATCTGGCCAAGCTCAAGCTGGCCGGTCTGGTCACGCGGCGCCGGGACGGCAGGCGGATCCTCTACCGCGCTCGTGGCGGGCACGTCCGGCGTCTTTTGGCGGAGGTCATGAACGCGGCCGACCACCATCTTCACGGGATCCCCGACCACGATTGA
- a CDS encoding ArsR/SmtB family transcription factor: MHTSLPDFDMPNEEQVHLAAESFRLLADPTRIKVLWALLQGESSVACLAELAGAAPTAVSQHLAKLRLAGLVKGRREGTFVYYSAANEHVGRLLKQALFHADHIDAEPRAAAR, from the coding sequence ATGCACACGTCGCTGCCGGACTTCGACATGCCCAACGAGGAGCAGGTGCACCTGGCCGCCGAGTCCTTCCGCCTGCTGGCCGACCCGACCCGGATCAAGGTCCTGTGGGCGCTACTGCAGGGCGAATCCTCGGTCGCCTGCCTCGCCGAACTCGCCGGCGCCGCCCCCACCGCGGTCAGTCAGCACTTGGCGAAACTCCGGCTCGCCGGCCTGGTCAAAGGCCGCCGCGAAGGCACCTTCGTCTATTACTCCGCCGCGAACGAGCACGTCGGCAGACTGCTCAAGCAGGCCCTCTTCCACGCCGACCACATCGACGCCGAGCCCCGAGCGGCCGCGCGTTGA
- a CDS encoding heavy metal translocating P-type ATPase, with protein sequence MWVLPEVRWASAATVLFLVGSLVQVADGPSWLWWGLYLTCYVTGGWEPGWAGLQALWERKLDVDLLMVLAAIGAAAIGQVFDGGLLIVIFAISGALEAIATKRTEDSVRGLLDLAPERAARLTGVGEEIVDTAVLRVGDLIVVRPGERIGGDGEVVEGSSDVDQASITGESLPVDKTAGDEVFAGTLNGTGVLRVRITRPAEDTVIARIVAMVAEASATKARTQLFIEKIEQRYSIGMVAATVALFVIPLLFGAAFEPTLLRAMTFMIVASPCAVVLATMPPLLSAIANAGRHGVLVKSAVVLERLGAITRVAFDKTGTLTEGTPRVAEIRALPGTGITGTELLALAAAAEHPSEHPLGRAVVAAARDAGIALRPAGDFTSAPGRGVSARVDGRGIEVGSPLRLLDDDHDQARVTVAELEDAGNTAVVVLVDGLPAGVLGLSDRVRPAAAATMNRLTELTGSEPVLLTGDNRRAAARLAGEVGITDVRAGLLPQDKVAAVRELEARGAKVMVVGDGVNDAPALAAAHTGVAMGRGGSDLALDTADAVVTRDELAAIPAVIGLARRARRLVIANLIIAAGFIGVLVVWDLVGHLPLPLGVAGHEGSTVLVGLNGLRLLRKSAWRRAASSTGGKS encoded by the coding sequence ATGTGGGTGCTGCCGGAAGTCCGGTGGGCGTCCGCCGCGACGGTCCTGTTCCTGGTGGGATCGCTGGTCCAGGTCGCCGACGGGCCGTCTTGGCTGTGGTGGGGCTTGTATCTGACCTGCTATGTCACCGGTGGCTGGGAGCCGGGCTGGGCGGGCCTGCAGGCGTTGTGGGAACGCAAGCTCGACGTGGACCTGCTGATGGTCCTCGCGGCGATCGGTGCCGCGGCGATCGGCCAGGTCTTCGACGGCGGGCTGCTGATCGTCATCTTCGCCATCTCCGGGGCGTTGGAGGCGATCGCCACCAAACGCACCGAGGACTCGGTTCGCGGCCTGCTCGACCTCGCCCCCGAGCGGGCGGCCCGGCTCACCGGCGTGGGCGAGGAGATCGTCGACACCGCCGTGCTGCGGGTGGGCGATCTGATCGTCGTACGGCCGGGTGAGCGGATCGGTGGTGACGGGGAAGTCGTCGAGGGCTCCAGCGACGTCGATCAGGCGAGCATCACCGGTGAGTCGCTGCCGGTCGACAAGACGGCCGGGGACGAGGTGTTCGCCGGCACCCTCAACGGCACCGGTGTGCTGCGGGTGCGGATCACGCGGCCCGCCGAGGACACGGTGATCGCGCGGATCGTCGCGATGGTCGCGGAGGCCAGTGCCACCAAGGCGCGCACGCAGTTGTTCATCGAGAAGATCGAGCAGCGGTACTCGATCGGCATGGTCGCCGCCACGGTGGCGCTGTTCGTGATCCCGTTGCTGTTCGGTGCCGCGTTCGAGCCGACGTTGCTGCGGGCGATGACGTTCATGATCGTGGCGTCGCCGTGCGCGGTGGTGCTCGCGACGATGCCTCCGCTGCTGTCGGCGATCGCGAACGCCGGGCGGCATGGCGTGCTGGTCAAATCCGCCGTCGTGCTCGAACGGCTCGGCGCGATCACCCGTGTAGCCTTCGACAAGACCGGCACGCTCACCGAAGGCACGCCGCGAGTGGCCGAGATCCGCGCCCTGCCCGGCACCGGAATCACCGGCACCGAACTGCTCGCACTGGCCGCCGCCGCGGAACATCCCTCCGAACACCCGTTGGGCCGGGCTGTCGTGGCGGCCGCTCGCGACGCCGGGATCGCGCTCCGTCCGGCCGGGGACTTCACCTCGGCGCCGGGACGTGGCGTGTCGGCTCGCGTGGACGGCCGCGGGATCGAGGTCGGCAGTCCGCTGCGGCTGCTGGACGACGATCACGACCAGGCTCGCGTCACCGTGGCCGAACTGGAGGATGCCGGGAACACGGCCGTCGTCGTCCTCGTCGACGGCCTCCCGGCGGGTGTACTGGGACTGTCCGATCGGGTGCGTCCCGCGGCGGCCGCGACGATGAACCGGCTGACGGAATTGACCGGTTCCGAGCCGGTGCTGCTCACGGGTGACAACCGGCGCGCGGCCGCCCGCCTCGCCGGCGAGGTCGGCATCACCGACGTCCGTGCGGGCCTGCTGCCCCAGGACAAGGTGGCCGCGGTGCGCGAACTGGAAGCGCGGGGCGCCAAGGTGATGGTGGTCGGTGACGGCGTCAACGACGCTCCCGCGCTGGCCGCGGCCCACACCGGCGTCGCGATGGGCCGGGGAGGATCCGACCTCGCGCTCGATACCGCCGACGCGGTCGTCACCCGGGACGAACTCGCCGCCATCCCCGCCGTGATCGGTCTTGCCCGTCGCGCCCGGCGTCTCGTCATCGCCAACCTGATCATCGCCGCCGGCTTCATCGGGGTGCTCGTGGTCTGGGATCTGGTGGGCCATCTGCCCCTGCCACTCGGCGTGGCCGGGCATGAAGGGTCCACGGTCCTCGTCGGCCTCAACGGGCTGCGGCTGCTGCGCAAGTCGGCCTGGCGACGGGCGGCCTCGTCCACCGGAGGGAAGTCCTGA
- a CDS encoding family 43 glycosylhydrolase has translation MRKWTTRLLVAGVLATTAATAVMAVNTASAADGVSTAAAESTFPLADPDTVQAKDGTYVTYGTTVGAGVGARCGVTGKLFVPVLVHGSGNTVGVGTCASADALPNGPGSWAEGNIWAPGVVRFGDTYFMYYTASKRGTGQKCLGRAVSGSARGPFTNPVEWACPGNGRWAIDANPFVSGSAMYVAYRDDAITSYPETGISIVRTQSNGMADWATRRDALKSTDIGWETIRMSGGTHVIENPSMFKSADGYWYLAYSGNNWDSARYATGIARCGTGPIPSTRCTPRQNGAERPYFGYTGAGGLNPYRGLPGNHPGPGGMDFFQAANGQYHAVYHWWNGTRRFPIVATVLRNDGGFYLS, from the coding sequence ATGCGCAAGTGGACGACCAGATTACTCGTGGCGGGCGTGCTCGCGACGACCGCCGCGACCGCCGTCATGGCGGTCAACACGGCCAGCGCGGCCGACGGTGTCTCAACCGCGGCTGCCGAGTCGACGTTCCCACTCGCCGACCCGGACACCGTCCAGGCGAAGGACGGCACATACGTCACTTACGGCACCACGGTCGGCGCCGGTGTCGGCGCCCGGTGCGGCGTGACCGGCAAACTGTTCGTGCCGGTGCTCGTGCACGGCTCCGGCAACACCGTCGGTGTGGGCACCTGCGCGTCGGCCGACGCACTGCCCAACGGGCCGGGTAGCTGGGCGGAGGGCAACATCTGGGCGCCCGGCGTCGTCCGCTTCGGCGACACCTACTTCATGTACTACACCGCGTCCAAGCGGGGCACCGGCCAGAAATGCCTCGGCCGCGCCGTCTCGGGCAGTGCACGCGGGCCGTTCACCAACCCCGTCGAGTGGGCGTGCCCGGGCAACGGCCGCTGGGCCATCGACGCGAACCCGTTCGTCTCGGGCAGCGCCATGTATGTCGCCTACCGGGACGACGCCATCACCTCGTACCCGGAGACCGGCATCTCGATCGTGCGCACCCAGTCCAACGGCATGGCGGACTGGGCTACCCGCCGGGACGCGTTGAAGAGCACCGACATCGGATGGGAGACCATCCGGATGAGCGGCGGCACACACGTGATCGAGAACCCGTCGATGTTCAAGTCCGCCGACGGTTACTGGTACCTGGCCTACTCCGGCAACAACTGGGACAGCGCACGGTACGCGACCGGCATCGCCAGGTGCGGCACCGGCCCGATCCCGTCGACGCGCTGCACACCACGGCAGAACGGGGCCGAGCGCCCGTACTTCGGGTACACCGGCGCCGGGGGCCTCAACCCCTACCGCGGCCTGCCCGGCAACCACCCCGGCCCAGGCGGGATGGACTTCTTCCAGGCGGCCAACGGCCAGTACCACGCGGTCTACCACTGGTGGAACGGCACCCGCCGGTTCCCGATCGTGGCGACTGTCCTCCGCAACGACGGCGGCTTCTACCTCAGTTAA
- a CDS encoding LiaF transmembrane domain-containing protein, which produces MKPVRFWVGLVLVALGVLGILDATGVLETGGLLGAWWPASLVGLGIVAMLSQRRVSIGPAAVTVIGLILLAGTLDLAEGGLWWPTLLAVAGFAVLAGLRREHSTRTPLVMFGGATTREQSRHLRHTDVSAIFGGSTLDLRQAHIDEGATVDAFALFGGVKVLVPRGWRVSLGGLPFMGGLEDKTDGTGDLPADAPVLAVNATAIFGGVEVTNTPEK; this is translated from the coding sequence GTGAAACCTGTTCGATTCTGGGTCGGGCTGGTCTTGGTGGCCCTGGGCGTGCTGGGGATCCTCGACGCGACCGGCGTCCTCGAAACCGGCGGCTTGCTCGGCGCGTGGTGGCCGGCTTCCTTGGTCGGCCTCGGCATCGTCGCGATGCTGTCCCAGCGACGGGTGTCGATCGGACCGGCCGCCGTGACGGTGATCGGGCTCATCCTGCTCGCGGGCACTCTGGACCTGGCGGAAGGCGGCCTGTGGTGGCCGACCCTGCTGGCGGTGGCGGGATTCGCCGTGCTCGCCGGACTGCGCCGGGAGCACAGCACCAGGACACCGCTCGTGATGTTCGGTGGAGCGACCACCAGGGAACAGTCCCGCCACCTGCGGCACACCGACGTCTCGGCGATCTTCGGCGGTTCGACGCTCGACCTTCGTCAAGCCCACATCGACGAGGGAGCGACGGTGGACGCTTTCGCCTTGTTCGGCGGCGTCAAGGTGCTGGTACCGCGGGGCTGGCGGGTCTCGCTCGGCGGCCTGCCGTTCATGGGCGGCCTGGAGGACAAAACCGACGGTACCGGTGATCTCCCGGCGGACGCTCCTGTGCTCGCCGTGAACGCGACCGCGATCTTCGGAGGCGTCGAGGTCACGAACACACCTGAGAAATGA
- a CDS encoding DUF4342 domain-containing protein → MTVQKEDQQVTESSAPKEPREVFTEKVQRLVREGNVRRIVVKDTQERVILDVPVNAGIVAAVLAPVATAAGAITALAGPWSIAVERRGDPAAEEKPS, encoded by the coding sequence ATGACCGTGCAGAAAGAAGATCAGCAAGTGACCGAATCCTCGGCGCCGAAGGAGCCACGCGAAGTGTTCACCGAGAAGGTGCAACGGCTCGTCCGCGAGGGCAACGTCCGGCGCATCGTCGTCAAGGACACCCAGGAGCGGGTGATCCTCGATGTACCCGTGAACGCCGGCATCGTCGCCGCGGTCCTCGCACCGGTCGCGACAGCGGCCGGCGCGATCACCGCGCTCGCGGGCCCGTGGTCCATCGCGGTCGAACGCCGCGGCGACCCGGCGGCGGAAGAGAAGCCGTCGTGA
- a CDS encoding DUF3048 domain-containing protein — protein sequence MKKSWWIASTAGAVVLVSAVVLIVRELSGPTSGTDSAPAPSSSEAAAPDRRAVLAVKIDNVAAARPQTGLSAADLVYVEPVEGGLTRLLALYRGRPPAVIGPVRSARATDLSLLAQFGRPALAYSGAAPELLPTLRSASLTSASPTEIPNAYFRDDSRPSPHNLYLRPRQVPDSEVAPEGTFPEAGAAPESGTAAATAAIRYPAAAFTFTWSQDIGRYLIGLDGSPLTSVDGGQVGAATIVEQRVAVRLGERGETGTVPNSPIAQTVGTGQATMWRGGQRFAATWDRATATAPTRFTTASGQPLPVSDGPLWILLVPA from the coding sequence GTGAAGAAGTCCTGGTGGATCGCGTCGACGGCGGGGGCCGTGGTGCTCGTCTCAGCAGTGGTCCTGATCGTGCGAGAACTGTCCGGCCCGACGAGCGGGACCGACTCGGCCCCGGCTCCGTCGTCCAGCGAAGCCGCCGCGCCTGATCGCCGGGCGGTACTGGCCGTCAAGATCGACAACGTGGCGGCCGCTCGGCCGCAGACCGGGCTGAGTGCCGCGGACCTCGTGTACGTGGAACCTGTCGAGGGCGGACTGACCCGGCTGCTCGCGCTCTACCGGGGCCGCCCGCCGGCGGTGATCGGCCCGGTGCGCAGCGCACGGGCCACCGACCTCAGCCTGCTGGCCCAATTCGGACGACCCGCTCTCGCCTATTCCGGCGCCGCACCGGAGCTGCTGCCGACTCTGCGTTCGGCTTCACTGACGAGCGCTTCGCCCACGGAAATCCCGAACGCGTACTTCCGCGACGACTCCCGGCCGTCACCGCACAATCTCTACCTTCGCCCACGTCAGGTCCCCGACAGCGAGGTCGCGCCGGAAGGCACGTTTCCCGAGGCGGGCGCCGCACCGGAATCCGGCACGGCAGCCGCCACCGCGGCGATCCGCTATCCGGCGGCCGCCTTCACGTTCACCTGGTCCCAGGACATCGGCAGGTACCTGATCGGTCTGGACGGCTCGCCGCTGACCTCGGTGGACGGCGGCCAGGTCGGCGCGGCGACGATCGTCGAACAGCGGGTCGCCGTCCGGCTCGGCGAACGCGGGGAGACCGGAACGGTCCCCAACTCCCCTATCGCCCAGACGGTCGGCACCGGGCAGGCGACGATGTGGCGAGGCGGGCAGCGGTTCGCGGCTACCTGGGACCGTGCGACGGCAACGGCGCCGACCCGGTTCACGACCGCGTCCGGGCAGCCGCTTCCGGTGTCCGACGGTCCTTTGTGGATCCTGCTCGTTCCCGCGTGA